One window from the genome of Pseudoliparis swirei isolate HS2019 ecotype Mariana Trench chromosome 24, NWPU_hadal_v1, whole genome shotgun sequence encodes:
- the ears2 gene encoding probable glutamate--tRNA ligase, mitochondrial translates to MTPLGCIRCLSAVRNLPVKLQLSDARRCSTAQGDVRVRFAPSPTGFLHLGGLRTALYNYIFAKKYGGSFILRLEDTDQSRLVPGAAESIEDMLEWAGVPPDESPRRGGSAGPYLQSQRLDLYSQTARRLLDSDHAYYCFCSSQRLDLLKREALRTGQTPRYDNRCRHLRAGQVQEKLAQGAPHAIRFRLDPGVEPFQDLIFGRNHHEVAQVEGDPVVMKADGFPTYHLANIVDDHHMRISHVLRGSEWLISTSKHLLMYRALGWRPPTFGHLPLLTNKDGTKLSKRQGDIFIQSFQRGGVLPEALLDITTNCGSGFNTNRIGRRIDELIAEFNPSKITTHSALLDLEKLPEFNRIHLQRRIEDEEQCGLLIKDLQALIRHACTAEIQEEEVLHEDYIRRVLRLRKGHISSLQELASPAYAYLWARPPVSSQQVAALTTEAQHIASLVLKLVAMCAGELAVDRLAKDLKALAKQTKNTKYSDVMKLLRLALSGLQQGPSVAEMMVSLGPAEVSHRFQKLVLLSETS, encoded by the exons ATGACACCGTTGGGATGTATTCGGTGTCTGTCGGCGGTCAGAAACCTGCCGGTTAAACTCCAGCTGAGCGACGCAAGGCGCTGCTCAACTGCTCAGGGTGACGTGAGGGTCAGGTTTGCACCCAGCCCGACAG GTTTCTTGCACCTCGGAGGCCTCCGAACGGCTCTCTACAACTACATCTTTGCCAAGAAGTACGGCGGCTCGTTCATCCTGCGCCTGGAGGACACGGATCAGAGCCGGCTGGTACCGGGTGCTGCAGAGTCCATCGAGGACATGCTGGAGTGGGCCG gtgtgcCTCCGGATGAGAGTCCTCGTCGGGGGGGCTCGGCCGGTCCGTACCTGCAGTCTCAGAGACTGGACCTCTACAGCCAGACGGCCCGGCGGCTCCTCGACAGCGACCACGCCTACTACTGTTTCTGCAGCTCCCAGAGACTCGACCTGCTGAAGAGGGAGGCGCTGAGGACGGGACAGACGCCGAG GTATGACAACAGGTGCCGTCACCTCCGGGCCGGGCAGGTCCAGGAGAAGCTGGCTCAGGGAGCGCCGCATGCCATCAGGTTCCGTCTGGATCCGGGCGTCGAGCCGTTCCAGGATCTGATCTTTGGACGGAATCATCACGAGGTGGCCCAG GTGGAGGGTGACCCCGTGGTGATGAAAGCCGACGGCTTCCCCACCTACCACCTCGCTAACATCGTGGACGACCATCACATGAGGATCAGCCACGTGCTGCGGGGCTCCGAGTGGCTCATCTCCACCTCCAAGCACCTCCTCATGTACCGCGCTCTCGGCTGGCGGCCGCCCACCTTCGGACACCTGCCGCTCCTGACGAACAAAGACGGCACCAAACTGTCCAAGAGGCAGGGCGACATCTTCATCCAGAGCTTCCAGAGAGGCGGAGTCCTGCCCGAGGCCCTGCTGGACATCACCACCAACTGCGGGTCCGGATTCAACA CCAATCGAATCGGGCGGAGGATAGACGAGCTGATCGCCGAGTTTAATCCTTCAAAGATCACAACACATTCAGCTCTGTTGGACCTGGAAAAACTGCCAGAGTTCAACAG AATTCACCTGCAGCGCCGCATTGAGGATGAGGAGCAGTGTGGTCTGTTGATCAAGGATCTGCAGGCCCTGATCCGGCACGCCTGCACAGCAGAGATCCAGGAGGAGGAAGTGCTGCACGAGGATTATATCAGACGGGTGCTGCGTCTTCGTAAG GGTCACATATCCTCTCTTCAGGAGCTCGCGAGTCCTGCTTACGCTTACCTGTGGGCCCGTCCTCCCGTCTCCagccagcaggtggcagcaCTCACCACGGAGGCCCAGCACATTGCTTCCTTAGTGCTCAA gttaGTAGCGATGTGCGCTGGGGAGCTGGCGGTGGATCGCCTCGCGAAAGATCTGAAGGCTCTGGCCAAGCAGACTAAAAACACCAAGTACAGTGACGTGATGAAGCTGTTGCGTCTGGCTCTCAGCGGTCTGCAG CAGGGGCCCAGTGTAGCCGAGATGATGGTGTCCCTGGGGCCCGCGGAGGTCAGCCATCGATTCCAGAAACTTGTGCTGCTGTCGGAGACGAGTTGA
- the LOC130190159 gene encoding ADP-ribosylation factor-binding protein GGA3-like: protein MATAASEATFESWLNRATDPNNQEDRWDCIQGFCQLVDQETDGPQVAIRLLTHKIQSPQEKEALQALTVLEACMNNCGKRFHGEATKYRFLNELLKLLTPKYFGEWTPQKVKDRVTEVLYGWTLWLKDEPKIQEAYRMLKKQGIVKKDPKLPDAVITAPPTQRTTDSVFDQEDKATLLARLLKSTCPEDLEAANRLIKSTIREEQEKAEKVSKRESMLKEVESSTEQLRQLLDRHTVAGTSLQPSDDAKALYERCDRLRPSLFRLASDTMDEDAALAQILAANDELTRIVNAYKHREGKRGSDGGSEDRKEAPESPREIKSYRLIDLSAMDSDPPPSSESSSAMLSSLLESTFHPAAERDLNELAFDILDSKQTPETTRSYYEDLLQLNGDVQMQNGGRGVVLRARGCGGSEASSNGTSIWSLPHNQQFTAEPQNPLGEPSGCPVKENSLSPRLLKDVFVPMETIKSSSFEPITVTDHGGVHVSLHFARDSPPGHPGVAVVVVSAVNASALHVQDFLFQAAVPKTMLVKLQPASGTELRPYNPLLPPPAISQILLLANPQRLRLRLCYKLTLTHGDRQLSKSGEVDDFPDWTSLIGR from the exons ATGGCGACCGCTGCCAGCGAGGCGACCTTCGAGTCGTGGCTCA ACCGGGCCACAGACCCAAACAATCAGGAGGACAGGTGGGACTGCATCCAGGGCTTCTGCCAGCTGGTTGACCAAGAGACCGACGG GCCGCAGGTCGCCATTCGTCTTCTCACCCATAAGATCCAGTCTCCACAGGAGaaagaggcgctgcaggcgcTCACG GTTCTCGAGGCGTGTATGAACAACTGCGGGAAGAGGTTCCACGGCGAGGCCACCAAGTATCGCTTTCTCAACGAGCTCCTCAAACTCCTCACGCCGAAG TACTTTGGGGAGTGGACTCCTCAGAAAGTCAAAGACCGAGTGACGGAGGTCCTCTACGGCTGGACTCTGTGGCTCAAAGACGAACCCAAGATCCAGGAGGCATACCGCATGCTCAAGAAACAAG GTATCGTGAAGAAGGATCCCAAACTGCCAGACGCGGTTATAACGGCGCCGCCAACGCAGAGAACCACGGACTCTGTTTTTGACCAGGAGGACAAGGCCACG CTGTTAGCCAGGTTACTGAAAAGCACCTGTCCCGAAGACCTGGAGGCCGCCAACCGACTCATAAAGAGCACCATCAGAGAG gagcaggagaaggCAGAGAAAGTGTCGAAGCGCGAATCGATGCTGAAGGAGGTGGAGAGCAGCACCGAGCAGCTCCGGCAGCTTCTGGACCGGCACACCGTCGCCGGAACCTCGTTGCAGCCGAGCGACGACGCAAAG GCCCTGTACGAGCGCTGCGACCGCCTGAGGCCCAGCTTGTTCCGCCTGGCCAGCGACACGATGGACGAGGACGCGGCTCTGGCGCAGATCCTGGCGGCGAACGACGAGCTGACGCGGATCGTCAACGCCTACAAACAccgagaggggaagagaggaagtgacgGAGGAAgcgaggacaggaaggagg CTCCGGAGAGTCCCAGAGAGATCAAAAGCTACCGCCTCATCGACCTGTCGGCCATGGACTCTGACCCGCCTccgtcctctgagtcctcctcGGCCATGTTGTCCTCGCTCCTGGAAAGTACCTTCCACCCAGCGGCTGAACGGGACCTAAATGAATTAG CGTTCGATATTCTGGACTCAAAACAGACCCCAGAGACCACGAGGTCGTATTATGAAGACCTGCTGCAG CTCAATGGAGACGTTCAGATGCAGAACGGAGGGAGGGGAGTTGTGCTGAGAGCTCGTGGATGTGGGGGGAGCGAAGCGTCGTCTAATGGGACCAGCATTtg GTCACTCCCTCACAACCAACAGTTCACCGCAGAGCCGCAGAACCCACTGGGAGAACCGTCTGGATGTCCGGTGAAGGAGAACTCGCTCAGCCCTCGGCTCCTGAAAGACGTCTTCGTTCCCATGGAAACCATCAAATCCA gtagtTTTGAGCCGATCACAGTGACCGATCATGGCGGCGTCCACGTCTCTCTGCATTTTGCCAGAGACTCTCCTCCGGGTCATCCGGGCGTCGCTGTGGTCGTCGTCTCCGCCGTGAACGCGTCCGCCCTCCACGTGCAGGACTTCCTGTTCCAGGCTGCGGTTCCAAAG ACCATGTTGGTGAAGCTCCAGCCCGCCTCGGGGACGGAGCTCCGCCCCTACAACCCTCTGCTGCCTCCGCCCGCCATCTCCCAGATCCTCCTATTGGCTAATCCTCAGAGA CTGCGTCTGCGTCTGTGCTACAAGCTGACGCTGACGCACGGAGACCGCCAGCTGAGCAAGAGCGGAGAGGTGGACGACTTCCCCGACTGGACCTCTTTGATCGGCCGCTGA